In Streptomyces canus, one DNA window encodes the following:
- a CDS encoding DUF397 domain-containing protein → MTDADDIAAKTPDEDVKARKARERDELYGLDISGVEWHSAPGTEEHEERVEIAYLPEGAVAMRSSLDPDTVLRYTEAEWRAFVLGARDGEFDLEAAQHQGGLSAEQAE, encoded by the coding sequence ATGACCGACGCGGACGACATCGCCGCAAAGACACCGGACGAGGACGTCAAGGCGCGAAAGGCGAGGGAACGGGACGAGCTGTACGGCCTGGACATCTCCGGCGTCGAATGGCACAGCGCGCCCGGCACCGAGGAGCACGAGGAGCGCGTCGAGATCGCGTACCTCCCCGAGGGCGCGGTGGCCATGCGGTCCTCCCTGGACCCGGACACCGTGCTGCGGTACACGGAGGCGGAGTGGCGGGCCTTCGTACTCGGCGCACGCGACGGCGAGTTCGACCTGGAGGCCGCACAGCACCAGGGCGGGCTCTCCGCGGAGCAGGCGGAGTAG
- a CDS encoding SCO5717 family growth-regulating ATPase, with protein sequence MQSDRDGLRAGWTTPSDDQSDAESATEMTGEFTIDYAAPAWYTQSAAPEAEAEPPAPAAAPTAPAPHPGYPDTSGSAPSAPVPGPQFDPSAGPAGATPPPPPWAGNPGAAPQPPQSGYGYPQPPAPPNPQSGYGYPQPPAPPNPQSGYGYPQPPAPPNPQSGYGYPQPPAPPTAPTAAPVAPAPPAAPVAPAPPVAPVAPAPPVAPAPPAAPAPAPAAADGGAAPAGEEAEGRFDASSATATSAPQPPATPSPEAPAAPTAPTAPEPSAPAEAPQGSAEADVEAPAAAPSSSEAGATSASDDETGTDEATAAPQAPTAEAAAPEAPEAPEPPEANTPPAATPSGDAEQRTTAPDQPQAPQVAAGPEQPQPAQNPAPEQPHAQQEGWRPPPAPQGAVPPLPPQFASAAPGAAPPSAPEWSTGGQPGAPLPPAQPTAAPQPQAPQPAPGGWPATPPQPEGQPAQGGYGYPQPPAPQNPQNPQNPQSGYGFPQPPAPQPGQGGYGYPQQPAPPNPQSGYGFPQPPAPQPDQSGYGYPQQQAPAQPGQPGQPVPPPPAQPQAQPGQPQFPGQQPPQAPQPGPYAGAPGQPGVDPRTGGAWPAAVQHDQRQQVAGAGAPLGYNAAVELTSDRLVNSKKQKAKSSRPTPGGSKFKLGGKKEEQERQRKLDLIRTPVLSCYRIAVISLKGGVGKTTTTTALGSTLATERQDKILAIDANPDAGTLGRRVRRETGATIRDLVQAIPYLNSYMDIRRFTSQAASGLEIIANDVDPAVSTTFNDEDYRRAIDVLGRQYPIILTDSGTGLLYSAMRGVLDLADQLIIISTPSVDGASSASTTLDWLSAHGYASLVSRSITVISGVRETGKMIKVEDIVTHFEQRCRGVIVVPFDEHLAAGAEVDLDMMRPKVREAYFDLAAMVAEDFVRAQQEQGLWTGQGGHQPPTMAPPMPGHQQQPPAGQPQQPQPPFQGFPGAQPGQPWQTGQPGQPGQPQPGFPQPPYDPNAGQPPQQ encoded by the coding sequence GTGCAGAGCGATCGGGACGGGCTGCGCGCGGGCTGGACCACGCCCAGCGACGACCAGTCCGACGCGGAGTCCGCCACCGAGATGACGGGCGAGTTCACCATCGACTACGCCGCGCCTGCCTGGTACACGCAGAGCGCGGCGCCCGAGGCCGAGGCGGAACCTCCCGCGCCCGCCGCTGCCCCCACCGCGCCTGCACCGCACCCCGGTTACCCCGATACGTCCGGTTCCGCACCGTCGGCTCCCGTTCCCGGCCCGCAGTTCGACCCTTCCGCGGGCCCGGCCGGCGCAACGCCTCCGCCGCCGCCGTGGGCGGGAAACCCCGGCGCGGCCCCCCAGCCCCCGCAGAGCGGCTACGGCTACCCGCAACCGCCTGCTCCCCCGAACCCCCAGAGCGGCTACGGCTACCCCCAGCCGCCCGCTCCCCCGAACCCCCAGAGCGGCTACGGCTACCCCCAGCCGCCTGCTCCCCCGAACCCCCAGAGCGGCTACGGCTACCCCCAGCCGCCCGCTCCCCCTACGGCACCCACCGCGGCACCGGTGGCTCCCGCACCCCCCGCGGCCCCAGTGGCTCCCGCACCTCCCGTCGCCCCTGTAGCCCCCGCGCCCCCCGTGGCTCCGGCACCCCCTGCAGCCCCTGCCCCCGCCCCCGCCGCCGCAGACGGCGGTGCGGCTCCCGCAGGAGAGGAAGCGGAAGGCCGTTTCGACGCGTCCTCCGCCACGGCGACGAGCGCCCCGCAACCCCCCGCCACCCCGTCGCCGGAGGCACCCGCCGCGCCCACCGCGCCCACCGCCCCCGAGCCTTCGGCCCCCGCCGAAGCCCCGCAGGGGTCCGCGGAGGCGGACGTCGAGGCACCGGCGGCGGCCCCGTCCTCGAGCGAGGCCGGAGCCACATCCGCCTCCGACGACGAGACCGGAACCGACGAGGCCACGGCCGCCCCCCAGGCGCCCACCGCCGAAGCCGCGGCACCGGAAGCGCCGGAAGCCCCTGAGCCACCGGAAGCCAATACGCCCCCGGCCGCCACCCCGAGCGGTGACGCCGAGCAGCGGACCACCGCACCGGACCAGCCCCAGGCACCGCAGGTCGCCGCCGGACCCGAGCAGCCCCAGCCTGCCCAGAACCCCGCCCCCGAGCAGCCCCACGCCCAGCAGGAGGGCTGGCGTCCCCCGCCGGCTCCCCAGGGCGCAGTCCCGCCCCTCCCGCCCCAGTTCGCGTCGGCGGCGCCCGGTGCGGCACCGCCGTCGGCCCCGGAGTGGTCGACGGGCGGACAGCCCGGCGCCCCGCTCCCGCCCGCACAGCCGACGGCCGCCCCCCAGCCCCAGGCACCGCAACCGGCGCCCGGGGGCTGGCCGGCCACTCCGCCGCAGCCGGAAGGCCAGCCGGCACAGGGCGGTTACGGCTACCCACAGCCCCCGGCCCCGCAGAACCCGCAGAATCCCCAAAACCCGCAGAGCGGTTACGGCTTCCCCCAGCCCCCTGCGCCCCAGCCCGGCCAGGGCGGCTACGGCTACCCCCAGCAGCCCGCGCCCCCCAACCCCCAGAGCGGTTACGGCTTCCCCCAGCCCCCCGCTCCGCAGCCCGACCAGAGCGGCTACGGCTACCCCCAGCAGCAGGCCCCCGCACAGCCCGGCCAGCCGGGTCAGCCCGTGCCGCCGCCCCCGGCACAGCCGCAGGCCCAGCCGGGGCAGCCGCAGTTCCCGGGACAGCAGCCGCCGCAGGCACCCCAGCCCGGCCCCTACGCGGGCGCTCCGGGCCAGCCCGGCGTGGACCCCCGTACCGGTGGAGCCTGGCCCGCGGCCGTCCAACACGACCAGCGGCAGCAGGTCGCCGGCGCCGGCGCGCCGCTGGGCTACAACGCCGCGGTGGAGCTGACCTCGGACCGGCTGGTCAACAGCAAGAAGCAGAAGGCCAAGAGCAGCCGCCCCACTCCCGGTGGCTCCAAGTTCAAGCTCGGAGGCAAGAAGGAGGAGCAGGAGAGGCAGCGCAAGCTCGACCTCATCCGCACCCCGGTGCTGTCCTGCTACCGGATCGCGGTGATCAGCCTCAAGGGCGGCGTGGGCAAGACGACCACGACCACCGCCCTCGGCTCCACTCTCGCCACCGAACGGCAGGACAAGATCCTCGCCATCGACGCCAACCCGGACGCCGGCACCCTCGGCCGCCGGGTGCGGCGCGAGACCGGCGCCACCATCCGCGACCTGGTCCAGGCGATCCCGTACCTCAACTCGTACATGGACATCCGCCGGTTCACGTCCCAGGCGGCCTCGGGCCTCGAGATCATCGCCAATGACGTCGACCCGGCCGTGTCCACGACGTTCAACGACGAGGACTACCGGCGCGCGATCGACGTGCTGGGCCGCCAGTACCCGATCATCCTCACGGACTCGGGCACGGGTCTGCTCTACAGCGCCATGCGCGGGGTCCTCGACCTCGCGGACCAGCTGATCATCATCTCGACCCCGTCGGTGGACGGCGCGAGCAGCGCCAGTACGACGCTGGACTGGCTGTCGGCGCACGGGTACGCGTCCCTGGTCTCGCGGTCCATCACCGTGATCTCGGGTGTGCGCGAGACCGGCAAGATGATCAAGGTGGAGGACATCGTCACCCACTTCGAGCAGCGCTGCCGGGGCGTGATCGTCGTACCGTTCGACGAGCACCTGGCGGCCGGTGCCGAGGTCGACCTCGACATGATGCGGCCGAAGGTCCGGGAGGCGTACTTCGACCTCGCCGCGATGGTGGCCGAGGACTTCGTGCGGGCCCAGCAGGAGCAGGGTCTGTGGACGGGACAGGGCGGCCACCAGCCGCCGACCATGGCTCCCCCGATGCCGGGCCATCAGCAGCAACCCCCCGCCGGACAGCCGCAGCAGCCCCAGCCGCCGTTCCAGGGCTTCCCCGGCGCCCAACCCGGCCAGCCCTGGCAGACCGGTCAGCCGGGTCAGCCGGGTCAGCCGCAGCCCGGGTTCCCGCAGCCGCCGTACGACCCGAACGCGGGACAGCCGCCGCAGCAGTAG